One region of Actinomycetota bacterium genomic DNA includes:
- a CDS encoding DUF2993 domain-containing protein, which translates to MLRKVILALAIAGALVLGLETAVTYLAQRGMEEALERQYGLQESLRVRINSFPLIVSLARNRILDLRLEWEGDMCFSAGDGVVTVPYSCELRMCDVELDMPAVLRGRLELKSVSRLRSTLSFELADLGPLLGKTAPFSESDGLITVKDGTARVKYKVNVMGGQNLYFQPVSASTGTSEHAGEYEPVIEGSVNTFTMEGFPMEFYLLAASVEGDRLVIRIGVEEWEGYLDASISSS; encoded by the coding sequence GTTATTCTAGCCCTGGCGATAGCCGGAGCCCTGGTCCTGGGGCTGGAAACGGCGGTGACCTACCTGGCCCAGAGGGGCATGGAGGAAGCCCTGGAAAGGCAGTACGGCCTGCAGGAAAGCCTGCGGGTGAGGATAAACTCCTTCCCCCTCATCGTCAGCCTGGCCAGGAACCGCATACTTGATCTGCGCCTGGAATGGGAGGGCGATATGTGCTTCTCGGCGGGAGACGGCGTCGTGACGGTGCCGTATTCCTGCGAACTTCGTATGTGCGACGTGGAGCTGGACATGCCCGCCGTCCTCAGGGGCAGGTTGGAGTTGAAGTCGGTTTCCCGCCTGCGTTCCACGTTGAGCTTCGAGCTGGCCGACCTCGGTCCCCTACTGGGAAAGACGGCCCCGTTTTCCGAGAGCGACGGCCTGATAACGGTAAAAGACGGAACCGCTAGGGTTAAATATAAAGTTAACGTTATGGGCGGTCAGAACCTCTATTTCCAACCCGTGTCAGCATCAACCGGCACTTCAGAGCATGCCGGCGAGTATGAACCGGTTATCGAGGGTTCGGTAAATACCTTCACGATGGAAGGGTTCCCCATGGAGTTCTACCTGCTCGCGGCCTCGGTGGAAGGGGATCGTCTCGTGATTCGGATAGGGGTCGAAGAATGGGAGGGATACCTAGATGCCTCCATCAGTTCTTCATGA